From a region of the Haloimpatiens sp. FM7315 genome:
- a CDS encoding helix-turn-helix transcriptional regulator has translation MRRNLRKKQNEKHGGSLVLLNNLKEVRAEKELSQSELAQMVGVSKNTISSIETGQFNPTAKLALVLCIALDKKFEELFYFEE, from the coding sequence ATAAGAAGAAATCTTAGAAAGAAGCAAAACGAAAAGCATGGAGGAAGCTTAGTACTACTTAATAATTTAAAAGAAGTTAGAGCTGAAAAAGAGTTATCTCAATCAGAACTTGCTCAAATGGTGGGTGTATCAAAAAATACAATTAGTTCTATTGAAACAGGTCAATTTAATCCCACTGCAAAATTAGCATTAGTTCTTTGTATCGCCTTGGATAAAAAGTTTGAAGAACTATTTTACTTTGAAGAATAA